In Clostridium sp., one DNA window encodes the following:
- a CDS encoding TIGR01906 family membrane protein has protein sequence MYIHSFKLIKLLFSLTFAIFVICTSTKLVIIFKPLYHFEIKNLDIEQHSGFSKNKILENYDYIIKYISNPKYQEFKLPSIPYSKYGQIHFQEVKHIFNYMNILIPITGIISFVGIYASIKLENLMFIKQTYHILLLFAAISSISFIINFDDLFNLFHKIFFRNDYWIFDPKIDPVINMLPQEFFYHSAILILSIIIISAVLLRIISKHLRYQKHGLHSN, from the coding sequence ATGTATATACATAGTTTCAAATTAATTAAATTATTGTTTTCTCTAACTTTTGCCATATTTGTTATCTGCACATCCACAAAATTAGTTATCATATTCAAACCTCTATACCATTTTGAGATTAAAAATTTAGATATAGAACAGCACTCAGGTTTCAGTAAAAATAAAATACTGGAAAATTATGATTATATAATCAAATACATATCAAATCCAAAATATCAGGAATTCAAACTTCCTTCAATACCTTATTCAAAATATGGACAAATTCATTTTCAAGAAGTAAAACACATCTTCAATTATATGAATATACTCATACCCATTACAGGCATCATTAGTTTTGTAGGCATATACGCCAGCATAAAGCTTGAAAATCTTATGTTTATAAAACAGACTTACCACATTCTCCTTTTGTTTGCGGCAATTTCTTCAATCTCATTTATTATAAATTTTGACGATTTATTCAATCTGTTTCATAAAATATTCTTTAGAAACGATTACTGGATATTTGACCCTAAAATTGATCCTGTTATAAACATGTTACCTCAAGAATTCTTCTATCACTCAGCCATACTGATATTGAGTATAATAATTATATCCGCAGTACTTTTAAGAATAATTTCAAAGCATCTTCGATATCAAAAACATGGTCTGCATTCCAATTGA
- a CDS encoding methyl-accepting chemotaxis protein: MKLLFSRMNIFKKLILSFISVAILTCIVGIVSLNIIKTVQKNVENIYNINLKETNELKDIKTSFMEIRGDLLNIMNNKNNSQLDSSINSINKNIEQVDAHISNYSASSKGKNKDLINQFNEYNKIWKTSIKNYILLIQKGDYNNAIRESQSAAKSRDDLFTVIDQLIDKNSKFAQNDYNSSISKYNLSLRLIIILVIISFIISVILGLIIAKNIHNPLLKIKNFAGRLEKFDFSTNITITRSDEFGQTGISLNTAQENIIHLLKSIMESSENMGSASEQLSATAEELSAKADNMDNSVKVITSGMEESTSSLEEITASVEEINANVNELSQKAADGNNNSNKSKKNAVLAQQKGISAIQNSQKIYKDKKAKILKSIEDGKIVENIKVMAHTIAGIAEQTNLLALNAAIEAARAGEQGKGFAVVAEEVRKLAEDSATAVSSIQDTIEKVNDAFKNLSDSSNEILVFINEQVGPQFKSFKDMSNQYYKDADFIKNLSEEIASMSEELAATITQVSEAMQHISDSQQKTSENASQIQEGIDENTQAVGQVALTAQNQSELAQKLNELVQKFKI, from the coding sequence ATGAAACTATTATTTAGTAGGATGAATATCTTTAAAAAATTGATACTGTCTTTTATAAGTGTAGCAATATTGACTTGTATAGTTGGTATTGTATCACTTAATATAATAAAAACAGTTCAAAAGAATGTAGAAAATATCTACAACATAAATCTAAAAGAAACAAATGAATTAAAGGACATTAAAACAAGCTTTATGGAAATACGCGGTGATTTGCTCAACATAATGAATAACAAAAACAATTCCCAATTAGACAGCTCCATCAACAGCATCAACAAAAACATAGAACAGGTCGATGCACATATATCAAATTATTCAGCTTCATCAAAAGGCAAAAACAAAGATTTAATAAATCAATTTAACGAGTATAATAAAATTTGGAAAACATCTATAAAAAATTATATATTATTAATCCAAAAGGGAGATTATAATAATGCAATAAGAGAATCCCAATCTGCTGCAAAGTCCAGAGATGATCTTTTCACAGTAATAGATCAACTTATAGACAAAAATTCGAAATTTGCACAGAATGATTACAATTCAAGCATTTCCAAATACAATCTTTCCTTAAGACTTATAATAATATTAGTTATAATCAGTTTCATTATATCTGTAATTTTAGGATTGATTATAGCAAAGAATATACACAACCCCCTTTTAAAGATAAAAAATTTTGCAGGAAGGCTGGAGAAATTTGATTTTTCAACCAACATAACAATAACCCGTTCTGATGAATTTGGTCAGACAGGCATTTCCTTAAATACTGCACAGGAAAATATAATACATCTTCTAAAGTCTATAATGGAAAGCTCCGAAAATATGGGGAGTGCCAGTGAACAGTTGTCTGCAACGGCTGAAGAATTATCTGCAAAGGCAGATAATATGGACAATTCTGTAAAGGTGATAACATCAGGAATGGAGGAATCCACCTCGTCTTTAGAAGAAATAACCGCATCTGTAGAGGAAATCAATGCAAATGTGAATGAATTATCACAAAAAGCTGCAGATGGAAATAATAATTCGAATAAATCTAAGAAAAATGCTGTGCTTGCACAGCAAAAAGGAATTTCTGCAATACAAAATTCCCAAAAAATATATAAAGATAAAAAAGCCAAAATATTAAAGTCTATTGAAGATGGCAAGATAGTTGAAAATATAAAAGTTATGGCTCATACTATCGCAGGAATAGCAGAACAGACAAATTTACTTGCATTAAATGCAGCTATCGAAGCTGCAAGAGCCGGTGAACAGGGTAAAGGATTTGCAGTGGTTGCTGAAGAGGTAAGAAAACTTGCAGAAGATTCCGCAACGGCAGTATCGTCAATTCAAGATACTATCGAAAAAGTAAATGATGCATTCAAAAATTTATCTGACAGCAGTAACGAAATTTTAGTATTTATCAATGAGCAGGTAGGTCCACAATTTAAGTCATTCAAAGACATGAGCAATCAATATTATAAAGATGCTGATTTCATAAAAAATTTATCTGAAGAAATAGCTTCAATGTCTGAAGAATTGGCCGCTACAATAACCCAGGTCAGCGAAGCAATGCAGCATATATCTGACAGCCAGCAGAAAACCTCTGAAAATGCGTCACAAATACAAGAAGGTATTGATGAAAACACCCAAGCTGTAGGTCAAGTGGCTTTAACCGCACAGAATCAATCAGAACTTGCACAAAAATTAAATGAACTTGTACAAAAATTTAAAATATAA
- a CDS encoding polysaccharide deacetylase family protein, whose product MNVNIKKRKNTVLVSILVLLLFSIGLTGCTSITKENESINKAENSTTSDNSSSKKLSDESTNKLEDTTNPINKESSGTEENTADSNDSADNKSSSNIENNVDSSNFDPYKKDGKKVVYLTFDDGPSTNNTPKILDTLKQYDVKATFFLIGKNAEQNPELVKKEVAQGHAVGNHTYSHDMSYIYSNPKIFMQEIYKCQSVLSSILGENYNLKLVRFPGGSFGDRLKPFREEVIKNGYHYVDWNDLSGDAEHNNVSVENLIYKTKKYAIYDHLVVLMHDAPAKVTTVQALPAIIEYFKSQGYSFETLK is encoded by the coding sequence ATGAATGTCAACATCAAAAAAAGAAAAAATACAGTACTTGTTTCAATTCTAGTTTTACTTTTATTTTCCATTGGCCTTACTGGTTGTACATCAATAACAAAGGAAAATGAATCCATAAACAAAGCGGAAAATAGTACAACCTCAGATAATTCTAGCAGCAAGAAACTCTCAGACGAATCAACAAATAAACTAGAGGATACAACTAATCCAATTAATAAAGAATCCTCAGGCACGGAAGAAAATACAGCGGATTCAAATGATTCAGCCGATAATAAGTCTTCAAGCAATATAGAAAATAATGTGGATTCAAGTAACTTTGATCCTTATAAAAAAGATGGCAAAAAGGTGGTTTATTTAACCTTCGACGATGGCCCATCTACCAATAATACCCCTAAAATATTGGATACATTAAAACAATATGATGTAAAAGCTACATTTTTTTTAATAGGAAAAAATGCAGAACAAAATCCGGAACTTGTAAAAAAAGAAGTTGCACAGGGGCATGCAGTTGGGAATCATACTTATTCCCACGATATGAGTTACATATATTCTAATCCAAAGATATTTATGCAAGAAATTTACAAGTGTCAATCTGTATTATCATCGATTTTAGGAGAAAATTATAATTTAAAACTGGTAAGATTTCCAGGTGGTTCTTTTGGGGACAGGTTAAAACCTTTTAGAGAAGAAGTTATAAAAAATGGTTATCATTATGTAGACTGGAATGATTTAAGTGGTGATGCAGAACATAATAATGTATCTGTTGAAAATTTAATTTATAAGACAAAAAAATATGCTATTTACGACCATTTGGTTGTACTCATGCATGATGCTCCTGCAAAAGTTACTACTGTACAAGCCTTGCCCGCTATCATAGAATACTTTAAATCTCAAGGATATTCCTTTGAAACACTAAAGTAA
- a CDS encoding tyrosine-type recombinase/integrase, translated as MTVEPIRNKKKIKQIYYYLKGKDLKYGLMLKFGLNTGLRISDILPLKIRDIFTITWEYKDYLILKEKKTGKEKKIKLNNAIRKEIDNYIKQENVTLESYLFPSRKGGHIKRIQAYRVLKEGANVCGIENFGTHSLRKTWGYWTYKVSKYNIGLIMDTFNHSSQRITLRYIGINQDQKDKLYSIVQF; from the coding sequence ATGACAGTTGAACCAATAAGAAATAAGAAAAAAATAAAACAGATTTATTATTATTTAAAAGGTAAAGATTTAAAATATGGATTAATGTTAAAATTTGGGCTAAATACAGGGCTTAGAATAAGTGACATATTGCCACTAAAGATTAGAGACATTTTTACTATTACATGGGAGTATAAAGATTATCTCATACTAAAAGAGAAAAAAACTGGAAAAGAGAAGAAAATTAAATTAAATAATGCAATTAGAAAGGAAATAGACAATTATATAAAACAGGAAAACGTTACTTTGGAATCATACTTATTTCCAAGTCGTAAGGGTGGGCATATAAAGAGAATTCAGGCTTATAGAGTACTAAAAGAAGGAGCTAATGTTTGTGGAATTGAAAATTTTGGAACACATAGTTTAAGAAAAACATGGGGTTATTGGACATACAAGGTATCTAAATATAATATAGGATTAATAATGGATACATTTAATCATAGTTCACAACGTATAACACTTCGATATATAGGAATAAACCAAGATCAAAAAGATAAATTATATTCTATTGTGCAATTTTAA
- the trmB gene encoding tRNA (guanosine(46)-N7)-methyltransferase TrmB encodes MRLRKKWWARPEMEVSNLSVMNPGNYKGKWMEQFENKNPIYLELGCGRGKFLCEQAQNNIDINYIGIDLKDEVLIYTLRKIQQKELKNVRVIPMNITGIGDIFDTNEISRIYINFCNPWPKKRHNKRRLTHTRFLTVYKKFLKKGSEIWFKTDDVELFNESQEYFKENGFAIEYLTYDLHNSNFHGNITTEYEEKFTSIGMQTMFLISKML; translated from the coding sequence ATGAGACTTAGAAAAAAGTGGTGGGCCAGGCCGGAAATGGAAGTCAGTAATTTGTCTGTAATGAATCCGGGGAACTATAAAGGAAAATGGATGGAGCAATTTGAAAATAAGAATCCCATATATCTTGAACTTGGATGCGGAAGAGGAAAATTTCTATGTGAACAGGCTCAGAATAATATTGATATAAACTATATAGGAATTGACCTTAAAGATGAAGTACTTATATATACACTTAGGAAAATTCAACAGAAGGAATTAAAAAATGTACGGGTAATACCCATGAATATAACCGGAATTGGGGATATTTTTGATACAAATGAGATAAGCAGGATATACATAAATTTCTGTAATCCATGGCCCAAGAAGAGACATAACAAAAGAAGGCTGACTCATACTAGATTTTTAACAGTCTATAAAAAATTCTTGAAAAAGGGAAGCGAAATATGGTTTAAAACTGATGATGTGGAACTCTTTAATGAATCCCAGGAATATTTTAAAGAAAACGGGTTTGCCATAGAGTACTTGACCTATGATCTTCATAATAGCAATTTCCACGGAAATATAACTACGGAATACGAAGAGAAGTTCACCTCAATTGGAATGCAGACCATGTTTTTGATATCGAAGATGCTTTGA
- a CDS encoding HD-GYP domain-containing protein, producing the protein MEVIKITESCKSIFNKTLIGTLLKDIKNYFNCNVLSIFNFNIATNSITLDKILDIENTAFKSLSSLPKMNTNKFYEKKLKQLYNYKEIIFIKKDDNTGPSIFFKNAKEELFIPMENKNDSIIFIYLCSLSTTHHINTNFVHKETFKYIMYSIINSYKIQYIYYKKIEFIFDLVNMMTKILKEKEPLLVFHPYNVADISRKIALQLKLNHNSIKKIYFAALLHDIGKLYINRNILNKPGKLTKNEYDILKKHSTYGYNLLKNIYPDIAIYIKYHHERIDGTGYPDNLKGSQIPLESKIISVADAIDAMSSVRSYNTPRSFDFVITELLHCANKQFDSKIVDTAIKVLTRSKDKNIYNLDNEIELGTLTIRVPKRSYSIYGTLRKMTSEYIFKSDEFDSLNNINIADIQDINLYIYKNVNNIYKYKVCFNFYKKNVLHIKAIHQIKCDDSFNIPLDITRRTCTS; encoded by the coding sequence ATGGAGGTGATTAAAATTACTGAATCTTGCAAATCTATATTTAATAAAACTCTGATTGGTACCTTACTAAAAGATATAAAGAACTACTTTAACTGCAATGTATTATCAATTTTTAATTTTAATATAGCTACAAATTCTATAACACTGGATAAAATTTTAGACATAGAAAATACTGCCTTCAAATCACTGTCTAGTCTGCCGAAAATGAATACAAATAAATTTTACGAAAAAAAATTAAAACAATTATATAATTACAAAGAAATTATTTTTATAAAAAAAGATGACAATACAGGTCCTTCTATTTTTTTTAAAAATGCAAAAGAAGAACTATTTATACCCATGGAAAATAAAAATGATTCAATAATATTTATATATTTATGTTCATTAAGCACCACTCATCATATTAATACTAACTTTGTTCATAAAGAAACTTTCAAATATATCATGTATTCTATTATAAATTCTTATAAAATACAGTATATTTACTATAAAAAAATTGAGTTTATATTTGATCTTGTAAATATGATGACAAAAATACTTAAAGAAAAAGAACCTCTTTTAGTTTTCCATCCATATAATGTAGCTGATATTTCAAGGAAAATAGCCCTGCAATTAAAATTAAATCATAATTCAATAAAAAAAATCTATTTTGCAGCACTGCTTCATGACATAGGTAAACTATATATAAATAGAAATATTTTAAACAAACCGGGTAAACTGACAAAAAATGAATATGATATATTAAAAAAGCATAGTACATATGGTTATAACTTATTAAAAAATATATATCCTGATATAGCCATATATATCAAGTACCACCATGAAAGAATAGACGGGACTGGATATCCAGACAATCTTAAAGGCAGCCAAATTCCACTGGAAAGTAAAATAATTTCTGTTGCCGATGCCATAGACGCAATGTCTTCTGTTAGAAGCTATAATACTCCTAGAAGTTTTGATTTTGTAATTACAGAACTTCTTCATTGTGCTAACAAACAATTTGACAGTAAAATCGTAGATACTGCAATAAAAGTATTGACAAGATCTAAAGACAAAAATATATACAATCTTGATAATGAAATTGAATTGGGTACTCTTACAATAAGAGTACCGAAAAGATCATATTCAATATATGGAACGTTAAGAAAAATGACTTCTGAATATATATTTAAATCTGACGAATTTGATTCTTTAAATAACATAAATATAGCTGATATTCAGGATATAAATTTGTATATATATAAAAATGTAAATAATATATACAAATATAAAGTTTGTTTTAATTTTTATAAAAAAAATGTTCTACATATAAAAGCTATTCATCAAATTAAATGTGATGACTCCTTTAATATACCATTAGATATCACAAGGAGAACTTGTACTTCATAA
- a CDS encoding DUF4179 domain-containing protein: MNYNKKFFKNHLESIEIPEEVDFVIDRAIKRAKNRHKKTCFKVTASLSIILVLFIFLNKTSPVFANYINNASKEVRNLLGNFRDKGIDNAIQNGFVQDSVKNKKDFSQSAADKGITITIDQFTMSGNELLIGYSVKADSRYNDWDDLMCDSLQILDNNGRILFDGSHSDAVYSSIYYMDVAKGSFKNSRIKKGIFHFSTNKTKISKLPDSITIKFYDFYDNTITPHIYKRMNFFEKLSHKAPKIVNGNWQVNIKVDDKLKNAGEINYIKDISKDINSVIKIDYVNVYPTVANAKFLVPVDMNIKSVYLEDDNGSKYKCGARGSRKDDNSNFCEETSDFESPYFEKVTKLYLVIKGEENNKEKNFKIALEKK, from the coding sequence ATGAATTATAATAAAAAATTTTTTAAAAATCATCTGGAGTCTATAGAAATTCCAGAAGAAGTTGATTTTGTTATAGACAGAGCTATAAAAAGGGCAAAAAATAGGCATAAAAAAACCTGTTTTAAAGTTACAGCCTCTCTGTCAATTATACTCGTTTTATTTATATTTTTGAATAAAACATCACCTGTTTTTGCCAATTATATAAATAATGCATCAAAAGAAGTAAGAAACTTACTTGGCAATTTTAGAGACAAGGGCATCGATAATGCAATACAAAATGGATTTGTTCAGGATTCTGTTAAAAATAAAAAAGATTTTTCTCAATCAGCTGCAGACAAAGGAATTACAATAACTATAGATCAGTTTACTATGAGTGGAAATGAACTTCTTATTGGGTATAGTGTAAAAGCTGATAGTAGATATAATGATTGGGATGATTTAATGTGTGATTCACTACAAATTCTAGATAACAACGGTAGAATACTGTTTGATGGAAGTCACAGTGATGCTGTATATAGTTCCATTTATTATATGGATGTAGCTAAGGGAAGCTTTAAAAATTCAAGGATAAAAAAAGGAATTTTTCACTTTAGCACTAATAAAACCAAAATATCAAAACTGCCTGATAGTATTACTATTAAATTTTATGATTTTTATGACAATACCATAACTCCACACATTTATAAGAGAATGAATTTTTTTGAAAAATTATCTCATAAGGCTCCTAAAATTGTTAATGGAAATTGGCAGGTCAATATAAAGGTTGATGACAAATTGAAAAATGCCGGGGAAATTAACTATATAAAAGATATTAGTAAAGATATAAATTCGGTTATAAAAATAGACTATGTGAATGTATATCCTACTGTAGCAAATGCTAAATTTTTAGTTCCAGTTGATATGAATATTAAAAGTGTATATCTTGAAGATGACAATGGAAGTAAGTATAAGTGTGGTGCTAGAGGAAGTCGTAAAGATGACAATTCTAATTTCTGCGAAGAAACTTCTGACTTTGAAAGTCCTTATTTTGAAAAAGTCACAAAGCTGTACTTGGTAATCAAAGGTGAAGAAAATAATAAGGAAAAAAACTTTAAAATAGCACTTGAGAAAAAATAG
- a CDS encoding alpha/beta fold hydrolase, with translation MGCYVEVEPCVKIYVEDINPSGNKIIVFLHGWPGSHDLYEYQFNILPKHGYRCIGIDQRGFGKSDRPFTGYNYNTLSDDVRQVIEALQLKNFMLAGHSTGGAIAVKYMSRHRGYGVSKLALFAAAAPSLIKRPDFPYGIDRKTVTDIINQTYADRPEMLNDFGNIFFFQHITEPFADWFLNLGLQAAGWSTIAVSEMWIREELFDDLSSISVPTLILHGIHDKVVPFELGQIQNKYIKNSKLIPFKYSGHGLFYDEKDKFNRELMKF, from the coding sequence GTGGGTTGTTATGTTGAAGTAGAACCTTGTGTAAAAATTTACGTTGAGGACATTAATCCTTCAGGTAATAAAATTATAGTGTTTTTACATGGTTGGCCTGGAAGTCATGATTTATATGAATACCAATTCAATATACTTCCTAAACATGGATACAGATGTATTGGTATAGATCAAAGAGGATTTGGTAAATCTGACAGACCTTTTACAGGATATAATTATAATACACTGTCGGATGATGTTAGACAGGTGATAGAGGCATTACAGCTGAAAAATTTTATGTTAGCGGGACATTCTACAGGAGGGGCTATTGCTGTAAAGTATATGTCAAGACATAGAGGATATGGTGTGTCAAAGCTTGCTCTTTTTGCAGCCGCGGCACCTAGTCTTATTAAGCGTCCTGATTTTCCGTATGGGATTGATAGGAAAACTGTAACTGACATTATTAATCAAACATATGCAGATAGGCCTGAAATGCTTAATGATTTTGGCAATATATTCTTTTTCCAGCATATAACTGAACCTTTTGCCGATTGGTTCCTAAATTTAGGATTGCAGGCAGCAGGCTGGTCAACTATTGCAGTATCAGAAATGTGGATAAGGGAAGAGTTATTTGATGATTTGTCATCAATAAGTGTTCCAACTTTAATTCTACATGGAATCCATGATAAGGTTGTACCTTTTGAATTGGGGCAAATACAAAACAAGTACATTAAAAATTCAAAGCTTATACCATTCAAATATAGTGGACATGGATTATTTTATGACGAGAAAGACAAATTTAACAGGGAATTAATGAAATTCTAA
- a CDS encoding sigma-70 family RNA polymerase sigma factor, whose translation MNTEELVVKAKSGDENAFCELIKMNKETLYKTAYFYTKNKHDSLEILDDTVYKAYTSIKKLKQKKYFNTWIMRILINSSINYINKRKRLIFFGRTVDRTKEYKSVDNREEILDLYKAIDTLEGKFKMIIILRYFNDLTVKQIADIMNYPIGTVKTYIHKALKQLRIELEE comes from the coding sequence ATGAACACTGAGGAGCTGGTTGTCAAAGCAAAAAGTGGTGATGAAAATGCTTTTTGCGAGCTTATAAAAATGAACAAGGAAACTCTATATAAAACAGCATATTTTTATACAAAGAATAAACATGATTCATTGGAGATATTAGACGATACCGTATATAAAGCTTATACATCTATAAAAAAACTAAAGCAGAAAAAATACTTTAATACCTGGATAATGAGAATACTCATAAACAGCTCTATTAACTATATAAATAAGAGAAAAAGATTGATATTTTTCGGAAGAACTGTTGATAGAACTAAAGAATATAAGTCAGTTGATAATAGAGAAGAAATATTGGATTTATATAAGGCTATTGATACCCTGGAAGGCAAATTTAAAATGATAATAATACTCAGGTATTTCAATGATTTAACTGTTAAACAGATAGCCGATATTATGAACTACCCTATTGGAACAGTAAAGACTTATATTCATAAGGCTCTAAAACAATTAAGAATTGAATTGGAGGAATAG
- a CDS encoding phosphodiester glycosidase family protein, translating to MREKKSSGKIRKPIWKIILLFFAFEFVFTVMTAPFLIFRGPFKNVTRTVVGAAMTTLSHQYIAKIFLSDTEIKQILGQNEIDSTKQQNLGLSKFSNNHDSSIERDDISYGKKFKGYMLIIHDPTRVKVGYSKKLGVAGELTSSIAKDRDAVAAVNGGGFTDSSSEDSEWTGTGGKPIGLLMSEGKIIYNDISNPDSKHEIMGITEEGQLIVGYHSINDIKKLNVKEAISFGPALVINGDGTIKSGDGNWGIAPRTAIGQRKDGAILFLVIDGRQSKSIGASLKDIQDIMLQYGAINATNLDGGSSSTMYYEGQVINNPCDPLGERSVPSAVYVEQ from the coding sequence ATGAGGGAAAAAAAATCTTCAGGCAAAATCAGGAAACCTATATGGAAAATTATTTTATTGTTTTTTGCCTTTGAATTCGTATTCACAGTGATGACAGCCCCATTTCTTATATTTCGCGGACCCTTTAAGAATGTTACAAGAACAGTAGTTGGCGCAGCTATGACTACCTTGAGCCACCAGTATATTGCAAAAATATTTTTGTCTGATACAGAAATAAAACAGATACTTGGTCAAAATGAAATAGACAGTACAAAACAGCAAAATTTAGGCCTTTCTAAATTCAGCAATAATCATGACAGCAGTATAGAAAGAGATGATATAAGCTATGGTAAAAAGTTCAAGGGATATATGCTCATAATTCATGATCCTACAAGAGTAAAGGTCGGATATAGCAAAAAATTGGGAGTGGCAGGAGAGTTAACAAGCAGCATTGCGAAAGATAGAGATGCCGTAGCGGCAGTAAATGGCGGCGGATTTACAGATAGTTCCTCCGAGGACAGCGAGTGGACAGGCACTGGGGGGAAGCCTATTGGATTACTTATGAGTGAGGGTAAAATTATATACAATGATATAAGCAATCCTGATTCAAAGCATGAAATCATGGGTATTACAGAAGAAGGACAACTTATAGTTGGATATCACAGCATAAATGATATAAAAAAGCTTAATGTAAAAGAAGCAATATCATTTGGCCCGGCACTGGTTATAAATGGAGATGGAACTATAAAATCCGGTGATGGCAACTGGGGAATAGCCCCGAGAACTGCAATAGGACAGAGAAAAGATGGAGCAATATTGTTTCTTGTCATAGATGGGAGACAGAGTAAAAGCATAGGAGCTTCCCTTAAAGATATACAGGACATAATGCTGCAATATGGTGCTATAAATGCTACAAATCTGGATGGAGGATCTTCATCTACAATGTATTATGAAGGTCAGGTTATCAATAATCCATGTGATCCACTAGGTGAAAGGTCGGTTCCTTCTGCCGTTTATGTAGAGCAGTAA
- a CDS encoding site-2 protease family protein: protein MNTYILSKILIIPGILIGLTFHEYAHALVADRLGDKTPKFQGRLTLNPFVHIDLIGFIMILIVGFGWAKPVETNPNAYRNRNRDDLKVSAAGPIANLLVAFIVAMLYVIFYRFAFTNNVMPISVANIIAKILLYAVSINCMLFVFNLIPIPGLDGFHILRDLFPSLYYKVSDKIYRYQIIILIAFVATPIANYVVGIPSSLLYYRFMKIASSLLG from the coding sequence TTGAATACATACATATTAAGTAAGATACTAATCATACCGGGAATACTGATAGGTCTTACTTTCCATGAATATGCCCATGCACTTGTTGCAGACAGGTTGGGTGACAAGACACCCAAGTTTCAGGGAAGACTGACTTTGAACCCATTTGTGCATATAGATTTGATTGGCTTTATAATGATATTGATAGTAGGATTTGGCTGGGCTAAACCTGTTGAAACCAATCCAAATGCGTATAGAAACAGGAATAGGGATGATCTGAAGGTTTCAGCGGCAGGTCCAATTGCAAATCTTCTGGTTGCATTTATAGTTGCAATGCTTTATGTAATATTCTACAGGTTTGCCTTTACAAATAATGTTATGCCTATTTCAGTAGCCAATATAATTGCAAAAATACTTTTATATGCTGTCAGTATAAATTGCATGCTTTTCGTATTCAATTTGATACCCATACCTGGATTGGATGGTTTTCATATATTGCGGGATCTATTTCCTTCGCTGTATTATAAAGTATCGGATAAGATCTACAGATATCAGATCATAATACTGATTGCATTTGTTGCAACTCCAATAGCTAATTATGTTGTTGGTATTCCATCTTCGCTTTTATATTACAGGTTTATGAAAATAGCTTCTTCACTATTAGGCTAG
- a CDS encoding DUF2164 domain-containing protein — translation MKEKNNIKLNQETKKNMINKIKSYFLNEREEELGDLAAGLILEFIIDELSMEFYNQGVYDSYKYMNERVEDLLSIQKNII, via the coding sequence ATGAAAGAAAAAAATAATATAAAATTGAACCAAGAAACTAAGAAGAATATGATTAATAAAATAAAAAGTTATTTTTTAAATGAAAGGGAGGAAGAGCTAGGGGATTTAGCTGCAGGGCTAATTTTAGAATTTATTATAGATGAATTGAGCATGGAATTTTATAATCAGGGAGTTTATGATTCATACAAATATATGAATGAAAGAGTCGAAGATTTGTTATCAATACAAAAAAACATTATATAA